GCAGCTGGCGCAGCTGGCTCAGCCGCATGTTGGGGTGCTCCCGCCGCAGccgcggcagctgcagctcctcgaAGGCGGCGAAGGCGGCGCGGAGCCGGCGCTCGGGGGTGGCgctccaggggctgggacacgctggggacagggatgggggacaggggacacgtcagggggacagggacaggcatgggggacagggacagggagacaCGTcagggggacagggctgggacacgctggggacagggggacacgtcagggggacagggctgggacacgctggggacaggggacacgtcagggggacagggacaggcatgggggacagggacagggacagggctgggacacgctggggacaggggacacgtcagggggacagggacaggcatgggggacagggacagggatgggggacaggaatgggggacagggggacacgtcagggggacagggacagggctgggacacgctggggacaggaatgggggaCGGGGGACACgtcagggggacagggacagggacgggggacagggctgggacaagctggggacagggacgggacacgctggggacagggggacacgtcagggggacagggacagggctgggacacgatggggacagggacacggaggGACGTGGTCACgagggggtggggacagggatggacacactgagggggacagggagagacATGGCCCCGAGGGGACAGGAAGAGGGAGGGACGGCCCCGATCCCAAGGAAGTGGCCCCACGGATTCCAGGGACACCCCAATCCCACAGGAACCCCCCCCAAGGGATTCCAGGGACACCCCAATCCCACAGGAACCCCCCCCAAGGGATTCCAGGGACACCCCAATCCCACAGAAATCCCCCCACGGATTCCAGGGACACCCTGATCCCACAGGAACCCCCCGATCCCACAGGAACCCCCCCACAGATTCCAGGGACACCCCAATCCCACAGAAATCCCCCCACAGATTCCAGGGACACCCCAATCCCACAGGAACCCCCCCATGGATTCCAGGGACACCCCAATCCCACAGGAACCCCCAGGGATTCCAGGGACACCCCAATCCCACAGGACTTCAGGGATCCCACAGGAACGCCCATCCCATTCCCCGCCCGCAATCCCGGGACACATCTCCCCTCCCCTCGTCCCCAAATCCCGGGTTTCCCTCCGGGATCCCACCCCGGGAGGTTTCAGGGCCCGTCCGGGGTTTGGGGTCGGGCCGCACCTGAGGGCGGCGATGGCGTCCTCGATGCTGCGCGCCTCCACCGCGCCCTCCTCGGGCAGCCGCCGGTTCAGGTTCTCCTCCAGCGGCAGCTCCAGGTGGGATTTCTCCTTCTCGGCTGCCGGGAAAAACCGGGAATGCTGGGGAATTCCCTCGGGAAAAACCAATTATCCCTCTGGAAAACCCCGCTTTTGCTTTAAAACCCTCCCGGGAAAGTCAGTTTTCCCCTCTGAAAAACTTcaatttttcctgtaaaaaaaaacctcaattttttcctctggaattttccctctaaaaaagtcaatttttgctctaaaaaaaaaaaaacaaattttcctGTAAAGAAACATCAATTTTTCCTCTAACAAATCTAaatttttcctctaaaaaaccccagttttcctctggaattttccctcttaaaaaatcagtttttcctctaaaaaaaccccatttttttcctctaaaaaataaaacctcaatttttttttcctctaaaaaaacctcaattttccctctggaatttTCCTTCTACAAAACTCCAagttttccctctggaaaatcaaatttttttttcttccttggaaaactcaatttaaaaaaaaaaaaaaaaaaaaaaattaaaaaataattttaaaaatcagtttttcctctgtaaaaGGAAAcgtgggactgggaatgggggaaatgTGGGACCGGGAAGGACGCGGACACGGAAAATCAAGAAGCCCAGGAGAATAAACCACGGGATTCCCCGGCTGGAAAGGAGCTCTGGGATCAAACCCGAGGCCGAAGGCCATCCCAGGTTTTTCTGGGACGATTCCAGGGCCAGGGAAGCCGGAGATGGAATGCCGGGGGAATTCCCAGACCTGCGTCCGCGCTTTCCCGCGGCTCCCTGCGGACGTTCTCCTCGATCTGGGCGCGCGTCACCTTCCCGGCGCTCCCCTGCCGCGGAGCTTTCCCCTTGAGCTTGgcgtcctcctcctccagcagccgcTGCAGCTCCTTGCGgcgctccagctgctccaggcgcCGCTTCTCGCGCTCCTCCTGGGCACACGGGCACGGCGTCAGGGGCACGGCGTCATGGGCACGGTGTCATGGGCACGGTGTCATGGGCATGGCACACGGGCACAGCAcacgggcacgggcacggcATCAGGGGCACGGCGTCATGGGCACGGTGTCATGGGCATGGCACATGGGCACGGCACACGGGCACAGCACACAGGCATGGGCACGGCGTCAGGGGCATGGCACACGGGCACGGCGTCACCGGCACGGCACATGGGCACGGTGTCATGGGCAGAGTGTCATGGGCATGGCACACGGGCACAGCAcacgggcacgggcacggcGTCAGGGGCAGGGCACACGGGCACGGTGTCACCGGCACAGCACACGGGCACGGCACACGGGCACAGCACACAGGCACGGGCACGGTGTCATGGGCATGGCACACGGGCACGGCACACAGGCACGGGGACGGGGTCACCGGCACGGTGTCATGGGCATGGCACATGGGCATGGCACACGGGCACGGCACACAGGCACGGGCACGGCATCACCAGCACAGTGTCATGGGCATGGCACATGGGCACGGTGTCACCAGCATGGCACATGGGCATAGGCACGGTGTCACCGGCACGGTGTCATGGGCACAGTGTCATGGGCACGGCACACGGGCACGGCTCATGGGCATGGCTCACGGGCATGGGCACGGTGTCACGGGCACGGCACACGGGCACAGTGTCACCGGCATGGTGTCATGGGCATGGCACATGGGGATGGCACACGGGCACGGGCATGGTGTCATGGGCACAGTGTCATGGGCACAGCTCATGGGCATGGCTCATGCCCAGGCTCATGGGAAAAACAACGGCCACGCTGCTGGGACGGGGCACGGGGAGGGGAGAGCCCTGCCTGGCAAGGGCTGGGATGCACGGATGGATCCGTGGATGGATCCGCAGATTtatggatggatccatggatggattCACAGATTCATGGATGGATCCGTGGATGGATTTATGGATGGATTCACacatggatccatggatggattTATGGATGGATTCACAGATCCATGCATGGATtcatggatggatccatggatttatggatggatccatggatggattCACAGATCCATGGATGGGTTCACAGATTCATGGATGGATTCACAGATGGATCCATGGGTGGATTTATGGATGGATTCATGGATTCGTGGATGGACccatggatggatccatggatgtCCTCCCTCTCATTCCCAGGATTGTTCCTCCTCTCCTTCATCTCCCAGagttttccctcctcttcctcacctgGTTCCTCCCCTTTATTCCCGAACCTCTTCCCCCTCATCCCCAAACCTCTTCCCCCTCATCCCCAGACTTTCCCCTCTCCTCATTCCCAaacctcttccccctccctgctcccaggatttggggatccccaccttcctctgctccttcctcagGACGTGTTTGTCCTCGTCCTTCCAGAGCtcatcctccagctcctgctgccgccgcgcctccgccgccgcctTGGCCTCGGCCCTGCGGGCGCGCGCCGCCGCCGACTTGCTGTTCTCCCCCTGGAATTTCTTGGGCATCCCTCAAACCCCCTGGGAAAGCGGGAGAAATCGGGGCTCTCCACGGCTCCGGGGGGGCCTTTGGGGTTGGATTTTCCTGGGGTTTGTTTCTTGTGGGGGAAGCCGGGACTGGGGCTCGaggccaggcaggcagagctgggagcttgCGGCCTTGgaaagctgcagggatggggagcaaAACTTTCCAAGGTTCCTCTCGCCAGCTtccctcaggaattctgcagccccctcccaggaattctgcagccccttcccaggaattctgcagccccttcccaggaattctccagccccctcccaggaattctccagccccttcccaggaattctccagccccttcccaggaATTCTGCAGCCTCTTCTCAggtccctcaggaattctccagctccattcccatctccctcaggaattctccagccccctcccaggaattctgcagccccctcccaggaattctccagcccctctcccagattttggggatttggaaGGGGCTAAAAGGCCCCACAACTGATGAAAAAAGCCTGGGGTCATCCCCCATGGTTTATCCCAGGCTCGGATCGGGATAAACCTGGGATAAATGTCCCAGATTTCCTCCAGAGGCTGGCTGATCCCAAATCTGCTCCCTCCAGGCCAAAATCCAGCCTCCCAGCTTCCCCGTGGAAAAAGCACCTGGATGTCCAAAAAAACCCCGAGCCAGGAAAAACGGGATTGAGCTCCAGGGGCATCCACAGGGAGGGGAGAAACGCCTTTAATTTGGATAAACAGCCCCAAAACCGGGCTGGGATTGTTATCCAGGGTGGGAGAAGCCAAATCCAAGGAAAAGGGGAGTTTTAACGCCAACCAAACACGGGGGAAATCGCAGCTTTGGGAGCTCCGGGGCGGAATCTTTGGGTTTAATGGTAGATAATTGTTAATGAAATCGaaaagggcagggcagggccgcTCCATCGCGGAGGTTTGCCCAGCCTGGGATGGATTCAATCCTTTCTCCTGCCTGGAGCATCCTCGGAGCCGTCCTAGAATCCCTTTTCCCGCATCGTGACCCTTCCTAAAATCCCTCCTCGCGCCCTGCGAGCCTCCCCAGGAGCGGGATCGGGGCAGGGCCTCACCTGAGGGGCGGCAAAAAGGGACCCCCGGGCCCGGCCCACCCCCCCCGGGCCTCCCCGCCCGCCACCCCCCGGCGCTCCCCGGCGGCCCCGCTCGCTCCGGTGCCGTCCCTTCCCCTCATTGCCGGCCCGGGCCCGTCCCGCTCCCTcagccccgcccggccccgaaCCGGCCCCGCTCCTaccgggccccgccgccccggccgtCGCGCGCTTTGTGCGTCATCACCGCGCGCCGTCGCCTCCCCGCCGGCGGGGGCAGGCAGGGCGCGCGGCCGCCATGTTTGTTGAGGGCACGGCCGGGCACGGCTTTGCTGCTTCTgtgcgggagcggcggcggagCGAGAggagggagcggcgggagcggcgggacgGGCGGAGAGCCCCGCTCTGGGCGGCGCCGTGGAAAAAAATCCGCGGGGAACTCGCGCGACGCCCGCCGGCGGAGGAGGCTCTGCCCGCTTCAAAGATGGCAGCGCCCCGAGCGGCTCCTGAGGGGCTGGGCGGGGCTTAAAGGGGCGGGGTCGCTGTCAGATGGATGGGCGGGGCTTAAAGGGGAGGGGCCCTTTGTCACCTGCAGGAGCCCGCATTGTCAGCTGGGTGGGCGGGGCTTGGCAGGGTGTGGCCATTGCCATTGTCACCTGGGTGGGCGGGGCTTGGCAGGGTGTGGCCATTGCCATTGTCACCTGCATGGGCGTGGCTCGGCAGGGTGTGGTCATTGTCACCTGTATGTGTGGGGCTTGGCAGGGTGTGGTCATTGTCACCTGTATGGGCGGGGCTTGGCAGGGTGTGGTCATTATCACCTGGGTGGGCGGGGCTCACCAGGGCAGGTCTggattcccaaattccccccgCACCTGTCCGTGACCCCTGCAGGGTTCCAGCAGTGTCACCTGAGGGACAGCggccgtgtcccccccgtgtcccctccgtgtcccctccgtgtccccccgtgtccccccgtgtcccctccgtgtcccctccgtgtccccccgtgtccccccgtgtcccctccgtgtcccctccgtgtccccccgtgtcccctccgtgtcccccccgtgtccccccgtgtcccccctgtccccccaagGACAGGCTCTGTCCAGGACCAGCAGCTCCTTTATTGGGgccgtccccgtgtccccaccgCGCCGTCCCCTACACGTCGCTCTCGGTGACAGTGCCACCCCTGGGGGGGTCACAcggggctgtcccctccccgcccggcctctccagcagcacccgGGTCACCGTGGCCTTGTCCGGGCGCTCGTCCCCGGGGGCGCCgtcacccctggggacacccgaGGGCGCGGCCCTGACGATGTCCCACCACAGCAcgccctggggacagcgggcTGGCCCTGCCGGGAGGGGACACGGTGACAGAGcggggtgacacaggggtgacacaggggtgacacagggggtgacacaggaggtgacacaggggtgacacaggggtgacacaggc
This sequence is a window from Vidua macroura isolate BioBank_ID:100142 chromosome 26, ASM2450914v1, whole genome shotgun sequence. Protein-coding genes within it:
- the CCDC124 gene encoding LOW QUALITY PROTEIN: coiled-coil domain-containing protein 124 (The sequence of the model RefSeq protein was modified relative to this genomic sequence to represent the inferred CDS: deleted 1 base in 1 codon), translating into MPKKFQGENSKSAAARARRAEAKAAAEARRQQELEDELWKDEDKHVLRKEQRKEEREKRRLEQLERRKELQRLLEEEDAKLKGKAPRQGSAGKVTRAQIEENVRREPRESADAAEKEKSHLELPLEENLNRRLPEEGAVEARSIEDAIAALSVSQPLERHPERRLRAAFAAFEELQLPRLRREHPNMRLSQLRQLLKKEWLRSPENPLNQRHKAYNSPP